In Phycisphaeraceae bacterium, a genomic segment contains:
- a CDS encoding flagellar basal body L-ring protein FlgH: MLTRNTIMTVALLTSPAAAQSLFVKALDEGPALAAREAATTEMAQASMLFVTPPEPRTFMKHDLITIIVDETSQQKSSQSLDTEKKSSANLTLNAILDPWELLEMRLRQGDTANTKLLGTDFKRKFEGDGEYARSDRFSAKITAEIIEIKPNGTLVLQATKTITKDSEVQTLVLSGVARQEDITNRNTILSSQIASLSMNLQNTGELRESSKKGFLTRVLDKIFDF; the protein is encoded by the coding sequence ATGCTCACACGCAACACCATCATGACCGTCGCACTGCTTACCTCGCCCGCCGCCGCACAAAGCCTCTTCGTCAAGGCTCTCGACGAAGGCCCCGCCCTCGCCGCGCGCGAAGCCGCCACCACCGAAATGGCCCAGGCCAGCATGCTCTTCGTCACGCCACCCGAGCCTCGCACCTTCATGAAGCACGACCTGATCACCATCATCGTCGATGAAACAAGCCAGCAGAAAAGCAGCCAATCCCTCGACACCGAGAAGAAATCCAGCGCCAACCTCACCCTCAACGCTATCCTCGACCCCTGGGAGCTGCTCGAAATGCGCCTCCGTCAGGGAGACACCGCCAACACCAAACTCCTCGGCACCGATTTCAAACGCAAGTTCGAAGGCGACGGCGAATACGCCCGCTCCGACCGCTTCAGCGCCAAGATCACCGCCGAAATCATCGAGATCAAACCCAACGGCACCCTCGTCCTTCAGGCCACGAAAACCATCACCAAGGACTCCGAAGTCCAGACCCTCGTCCTCTCAGGCGTCGCCCGGCAGGAAGACATCACCAACCGCAACACCATCCTCTCAAGCCAGATCGCCAGCCTCAGCATGAACCTCCAGAACACCGGCGAATTGCGAGAATCATCCAAGAAAGGCTTCCTCACCCGCGTCCTCGACAAGATCTTCGACTTCTAA